The Acetomicrobium sp. S15 = DSM 107314 genomic sequence CCCAGATGTCACAGCCGGCGACATCTGGGAATACGAAGGAGAAGGCCCGCAAGCTCTGCGTGCCGGAGAGGCGGAGAAAGATCGGGGGGAGACCACGCAATTTACGGTCATGGACAAATGGGGCAATCTCGTTTCCTATACGAGGATCGACGAAGCCGTAG encodes the following:
- a CDS encoding ABC transporter permease subunit produces the protein VITETVFSLHGVGRFLLESVTGQDYPAAGAAFFLLALLTVISNLLADLAYGFVDPRIGNEIAPFVHDRKLRGLPPIFLRLSGTQSLRAFSFVFPDVAGCDIW